Below is a window of Allorhizobium pseudoryzae DNA.
GCCGACTGGCGGGTTTCCTGAACCTGCTTGCCCGCTTCTTCGGCGCGTCTGCTGGAATCGGAGACGGTTGTCGTGATCTGCTCGAGCGCTGCTGCTGTTTCTTCTACGGATGCTGCTTGCTGTTCCGTCCGCTTCGACAGATCGTCTGCAGCCGCGCGGATCTGGTTGGATCCGGCAGCAATGGCCTGCGCATTCTGACCGACCCGGCGCATTGCATCCTCGAGCTTAGCCACGGCTTCATTGAAGTCGATGCGGACCTGGTCCAGTCGTTCGGCGAAGACGCTTTCGATCCGGTAGGTCAGCTTGCCACTCGACAACTCGTTCAGAGCGTGACCGATGCTCTCGACTGCAAAACGGACTTCCGCCGCTTCCTGAGCCTGTCTGCGTTCCCGTTCGATGCGTTCCTGCTCGCTGAGCGACCGGTTCGCTTCCGCTTCCTTTTCAAGACGAACGCGCTCTTGCGCATTGTCCCTGAAGATCGCAACTGTCGAGGCCATTTTGCCAATCTCGTCCTTGCGTCCTTCGCCGTAGATTTCGACCTGAAGGTTGCCGGCGGCGAGATCGGCCATTGCTGCCGTGATGGAATTCACCGGTCGTATGACGCCGCGCAAGACGGTCCATGTAGAGAACACCGCTACGGCAGCACCAAGCACCGATAGCGTTGTCATAAAGGTCGTCAGCAACGATGTCAGTTGATTGCCCTTATCGAGGTCCTGCTTTGCCACCTCGATCTGCAGATCGATCAGCTTTGAGATGTCAGTGCCGAGGGGGTCAATCGTCGGATAGAGCTTCTGATCAGCGAAGTCCGAAAGGGCGTTGCGATCGCCAGATGCAAGGATCTGCCGGAGGTTCTCTACACCTGCATTTGATTTAGCACGTACTTCAGCGAAGTTGTCGGCGATTTGCTTTTCTTCTGCCGTCAGCGTCGTTGAAATATACTCTTTCCAATGGGCCTCAATGGAAGCAAGAGCCCTGTCGACATTCGCCAAGCCATCCTTTGGAGACATTGCTCCCGCACGGACCTTGTGCGCCGTGTCCACAATATCCACGGCATAGCCGTCGCCGATCCGCTTGAGCTGCTCCATGGGCATAACGCGGTCTAGAACGATCGAGTTGGCGATCTCCGCCTCTACCCTCATGGCGTAGAAACTGAACGCAGTGATCGCGATTAGTGCCGCGGTCAGCAGCGAGATGCATGCAAGAAGTTTTACCCTGATTGTCATTGTGTCCCCTTCCCAAAACCTATCGAATGAGTGCGCGCCCCCTTGAAGGCTAAGCTCTATACTTAAGCAGACGCTTAATTTTTATGCGCCGAGCAAGCTTATGCGTCCCCTCGTGATCACTGGACATGAAATCTAGGAGTCGAATCTTTACGAATAGCTAATGAATTAGAGAGTCGATGCAAAATTGTTGAGCAAATGCCTGCAGCAGCGTCAGCGATCTGAGTTTAGGGACTGAAGTGCACCCCGTTTCACCGGACATGTCGGCTAGTTTGATTTAGCCCTAATGAACTGCCGGGGAGAAGCCATCTTGAGCGCGGAATGGGGATGGATTTCGTTATAGTCCTCGATCCATCCGTCGATGAGCCGGAGCGCTGTTTCGGCGTCCGGTAGAGCTGAGATGCGGATATAGTCCCGCTTCAGGGTTTTGACGAAGGCCTCCGACATGCCGTTCGACTGCGGACTGGCCACCGGCGTGAAGCAAGGCGTCAGATTGAGCGCCTGGGCAAACAGCCTCGTTTCCCTCGCAGTGTATGCCGAGCCATTGTCCGAGAGATGCTCGATTGCGTGCGGGGCTCGGGTCGCTGCGAAGCGCTTCTCGACCGCCTCCAGCATCATGTCGCGCACGTCCGAGCCGGAGATGCCCGCGTTGGCGACCGCCGTCCAGGCGATGATCTCGCGGTCGAAGGCGTCGATGATGAAGGCGAGACGAATGACCTCGCCATTCCAGCAGGTGAACTCCAGCCCGTCCGAGCACCAGCGCATGTTCGAGCGCATGACCATCACCTTGCCGTCATGGAGGCGGCCCTTGCGAACGGCGGTGTGCTTCTCCAGCAGCATGGCGTGGTTGCCCATGATGCGATGAACCCGTTTAGCGTTGACGACAGGCTTATCGGCGGCTCGCCTCTCGCGATTGAGGAGCGCGGCGATCCGCCGATAGCCATAGGTTGGCCTTTGATCCACCAGCCTGCGGATGATGGGCAAGAGCTCTGCATCCTCGGCCTTGTGATAGGAGCGACGCGGCTTCGATCTGCCTTTCAGCCGCTCGATCAGGTTGGAACGGGATACGCCCAGCGTGTCGGCGACTGATTTCATCGGGAACCGTCCTTCGGCAACAAGATCGGCCGCGATATCCGTTTTTTTGAGTCTGCTTTGGACAAGGCTTCGCGGAGAATTTCGACCTCCATCGTCTTGCGGCCAAGCATGCGCTCCAGCTCGCGGACACGATCCTCCAGCTTCTTCACTTCCGAATTGCCGACAACCGGCTCGTCCGAATCCACGGCTGCAGCACCTCCCTCACTCAAGAGCCTGCGCCAGCGGTAAAGCAGATTGGGCGCGACGCCATGGCGGCGAGCGGCCGAAGACACCGTCTCGCCTGGTTCGAAACTCTGCTCGATGATTGTCAGCTTCTGCTCGGTTGTCCACCGTCTACGGCGGACATCACCCGTCAGCAATTCAACATGTCGATACTCGTTAGACATAAGCCTGTCCTCAAGCCTGTGCTTGAGCCTTTCTGCTTATGCCGAATGTCCGGTCGAAATGGGGGGCAGTTCAGGGACGACATCGCCCTTAAGGAGACGAAACAGACCGCAGCCCGGGAGGGCGGCGGGTTCTTGCGACCAGAGTTGTCTGGTTCTGCTGTCTGCCGCATGAGCGTTGTCCGCTTTTTGGGTTCGCATGATAGAAAGCGGAGGGACCTTTCCGGCCCCACATCAGACAGCCCTCCTGTAAAGTGAATGACCGCTGTGGCCAAACGCGGACCAGATCACCACATACGTGGATGGGCGGTTTTGGCCGTTCGGCACCCCCTCATCGGACAGTCCGCTTGCGTGAAGAGTTTCGGGCGCCGGCAGGCGTACGAAAGTCCCCGAGGAAGGAACCCGCGGACTACAGGCTGATGCTATGGAGATTTCGCTTTTCGGCTGAGGCGCGGGGTGGTGAGACTGCAACCAGGAAGTTGTTCGATGGCTACAGACAGGTCGCTTCGTTGCGGCTCCGCGCGGCTTTGACAGCCTGGCACCCCTCTCGTTGGGAGCATATCGACGCCAGTGATCTCCTCAGGCGCATGTGGGTCGGTTGCCGGAGGCGTGAAGCCTGCGGCTGGAGTTTTTGCCATTCCATGCCGGGTCATGAAGCTGCCTCCCGGGTCGTCTTTGTTGCTTGTGGTGGTCCTCGCGGAAGGTTACACCTTTCGACTCCACCAACGAAAAGGCTCCGACGCATCGCGTCTATGCGAAGTCACCTCGCGGCCACGACATTGAAGTTGGCGGCATCTGGAAGAAGACCAGCGGGGAAGGGAAGCCGTACTACACCCTCTCCATCAAGCGCCTCGGCTTCAACGCCAACTTGGGCCGCTACCCCGGCCAAGATGACGTGGCACTGCAGGCCATCATCGAATGGGAACCCCGCGATTGATTGCTCTGGGAGGCCCGATCTCTGATCGGGCTCCCACCATAAAGAGCCGCTTACCCCGCATTCGCTGGATACTCGGCTCTTTTTGTGCTAATTGGAACAGTAACTGGAGGCTCTGCCAATGAACGTTCATGCCCCTCGCCCCGATCGCTCTCCGGAAGCTGTTGCAGCACGGAAGAAGGCTTCAGATCAGGCACGCGCTGCGAATATGCGGCAGGGTTACACCGGTGACCCGGTCTTGGAAGAAGCGAAGGCCCGCTACGTCGCTGGGGACATCACTTCCGAGGAAATGCGCCAAGAGATGCTGGCCCGATTCAAGCGGCCTTGATCATCACCTAGACATTTATGGCGGCCGCCTGTGAACTCAGGCGGCCTTTTTGCATGAGGTTTCGCTTGGCCCGCGATGATGAAGCCAAAGGCTCCTACACTTATCCCAACACGTCAGAGGATGAGGATTACAAGGATGTTCTGAAGAACAAGCTCAATATCAGGAGCTTTTCAGAACTGCGCGAAGCCGAGTACGCGATTGCGGACTCAAGGATTACGGAGCTGGCCGAGGGAAAAGGCCCTACCGGTACTCACGACGCAGCGCATCTGAAGGCTTTGCACGGCTACATCTTTCAAGATATCTATGAATGGGCAGGACATACGCGCAATGAAAGTCCTGTCGTCGATGGGGATCGGGTAGAGCCGGTAGGCGGGCTTTCGAAGGGCGATACGACTTTCCTCCCCGGCTCGCGCATCGAAATGGGCCTCAACGAGGCGCTGAGGCCTGCTAGAGACGTTCAGGGCCTTAAAGCCGCTACACCTGAGCAGTTCGCCGAGAAGGCCGCTCACGTCCTATCTGAGTTGAACTATGTTCATGCCTTTCGCGAAGGCAATGGAAGGGCAAACGAAGCTCTGGTGGTCTCATTGGGCCGCACCTATGGGCATGACATCGATCTGACCGTCATCACTAAGCCTCGCATGATCGAGGCATCCATTGAGACCACGAATGATCCGTCCAGTCCTGCGATGAAGCACCTCATCCAGGATGCAATGGATCCTAACCGCCGCGAGGCGATCCGCCGTGCCATGTCCGATCTTGAGCAGGCTGGCGAGAAACCGTTCGAGCATAATATCCGCACGGCCCGCCCGGGCGAAGTGATCGAAGGCCAGGTTCTCGGCCATGACAATCGCGTAGCGAGCCTCGTGACCGAAAAGGGGATTGTGGCCGTAGACCGTGCTGATCTCCCCGAGCGGATGCCTCCTGACGACGAGGAAGTTAAGTTCACCGCTCGATCTGATTTCAAGACTCTGGGTCGGCCGGAACAGGTCCAAGATGCCCATTCGCAGCCAGGTCAGCAAAAGGCCCAAGAGCCTCAGTCGCAGCACATCAATGCCGAGCTTAAGGCTATCGAAGCGCAGCAGCTTGCCGATCGCCAGCGAAACCGCGACCAAGACGACAGAGAACGCTGACCTGCGGCCCTATCGCTGCAGTGAGGGCCTTTGTCGTTGGCCGGGGTGCCGGAGCTCTGCGCCCTCCCCTGTCCGTTGGATGATTTGACGGACAAACTACGATAGCCCCTTCCCCATTCAACCGCTTGCGCGGTCCTACACTCCGTTGCGGCCCTACGGGTGCATGGGGTCGTTTCGCTATCTTCGGATCTTTGCCGTCAACCAACGAACAGGAGACGGCAATGCAGAGCGTAAAGGACACCTACCAGCGGATCACCGACACCATCATCCAGCAGCTCGAGGCCGGCACCAAGCCCTGGATTCGGCCATGGCGCGGAAATGTTCGCAGGTCGGCTACGCCGCTGCGTGCCTCCGGCGAAGCCTATCGCGGCATCAACGTGGTCATGCTTTGGCTCTCCGGGCAACTCGCCGGCTACGACGAAAACACATGGGTGACTTACCGGCAGGCTCAGGAGCTTGGCGCCCAGGTCCGCAAGGGCGAACAAGGAACCCTCGTCGTCAAGTACGGCACCTTCACGCCGAAGGATCAGGAGGCGGACGATCGCGCAGTCCCCTATCTCAAGGGCTACGCTGTCTTCAACGTCGAGCAGATCGATAACCTGCCTGACCGCTTCAAGAGCCCGGCCGATGATGTGCCAATGGATGCCGTTCCAGTTCTCGAAAACGTCGAATCCTTCATAGATCGCACTGGCGCGAAGATCACCTACGGCGGCAAGCAGGCTTGTTATCGCCCTGGTCTCGATGACATTCTGATTCCGGATCGGGGGCGGTTCCTCAGCGAGGTTCACCTTTACAGCACTGTTCTTCATGAAATTTCTCATTGGAGTGGTGCAAAGGCACGTTTGGGCCGTGACCTGAGTGGGCGGTTCGGCAGTGAGGCCTACGCCATGGAGGAGCTTGTTGCCGAGATCTCAGCCGCCTTCGTCTGCGCCGATCTTGGCATCGAGCATGATCCGCGAGACAACACCGCGACTTACGTTGAAAACTGGCTCAAGGTGCTCAAGCAGGATTCACGTGCAGTAATCACTGCCGCCGCAAAGGCTCAGGCAGTCGCTGACTATCTGCGACAGTTCAGCTCTTCTAAAAGGTAGGGGGCCTGGGATAACTGTCGGGCCTCATGCGCATCGACCCAAAACTTTACAACTGTAAAGTCGGGCATCCTTGATGCGTTAACTTCTTGTTAACGAAAAACGCCTTGAAGAATCGGAGTCAGTCTGGCATCCC
It encodes the following:
- a CDS encoding HAMP domain-containing methyl-accepting chemotaxis protein, with the protein product MTIRVKLLACISLLTAALIAITAFSFYAMRVEAEIANSIVLDRVMPMEQLKRIGDGYAVDIVDTAHKVRAGAMSPKDGLANVDRALASIEAHWKEYISTTLTAEEKQIADNFAEVRAKSNAGVENLRQILASGDRNALSDFADQKLYPTIDPLGTDISKLIDLQIEVAKQDLDKGNQLTSLLTTFMTTLSVLGAAVAVFSTWTVLRGVIRPVNSITAAMADLAAGNLQVEIYGEGRKDEIGKMASTVAIFRDNAQERVRLEKEAEANRSLSEQERIERERRQAQEAAEVRFAVESIGHALNELSSGKLTYRIESVFAERLDQVRIDFNEAVAKLEDAMRRVGQNAQAIAAGSNQIRAAADDLSKRTEQQAASVEETAAALEQITTTVSDSSRRAEEAGKQVQETRQSAERSGEIVNRAVHAMQEIESSSREISSIIGVIDEIAFQTNLLALNAGVEAARAGEAGKGFAVVAQEVRELAQRSASAAKEIKTLISKSGEQVENGVHLVTETGKALEHIVSQVQAVSVNVTAIVEGAKEQATGLKEINTAVNTMDQGTQQNAAMVEESTAASHSLAKEAEALFQLIGRFEIGSSQNRSAPSEVTSVNAPTASPARRLISRVATAVRGNTAVKNEAWEDF
- a CDS encoding IS3 family transposase (programmed frameshift), translating into MSNEYRHVELLTGDVRRRRWTTEQKLTIIEQSFEPGETVSSAARRHGVAPNLLYRWRRLLSEGGAAAVDSDEPVVGNSEVKKLEDRVRELERMLGRKTMEVEILREALSKADFKKTDIAADLVAEGRFPMKSVADTLGVSRSNLIERLKGRSKPRRSYHKAEDAELLPIIRRLVDQRPTYGYRRIAALLNRERRAADKPVVNAKRVHRIMGNHAMLLEKHTAVRKGRLHDGKVMVMRSNMRWCSDGLEFTCWNGEVIRLAFIIDAFDREIIAWTAVANAGISGSDVRDMMLEAVEKRFAATRAPHAIEHLSDNGSAYTARETRLFAQALNLTPCFTPVASPQSNGMSEAFVKTLKRDYIRISALPDAETALRLIDGWIEDYNEIHPHSALKMASPRQFIRAKSN
- a CDS encoding antitoxin VbhA family protein encodes the protein MNVHAPRPDRSPEAVAARKKASDQARAANMRQGYTGDPVLEEAKARYVAGDITSEEMRQEMLARFKRP
- a CDS encoding Fic/DOC family protein; amino-acid sequence: MARDDEAKGSYTYPNTSEDEDYKDVLKNKLNIRSFSELREAEYAIADSRITELAEGKGPTGTHDAAHLKALHGYIFQDIYEWAGHTRNESPVVDGDRVEPVGGLSKGDTTFLPGSRIEMGLNEALRPARDVQGLKAATPEQFAEKAAHVLSELNYVHAFREGNGRANEALVVSLGRTYGHDIDLTVITKPRMIEASIETTNDPSSPAMKHLIQDAMDPNRREAIRRAMSDLEQAGEKPFEHNIRTARPGEVIEGQVLGHDNRVASLVTEKGIVAVDRADLPERMPPDDEEVKFTARSDFKTLGRPEQVQDAHSQPGQQKAQEPQSQHINAELKAIEAQQLADRQRNRDQDDRER
- a CDS encoding ArdC family protein — encoded protein: MQSVKDTYQRITDTIIQQLEAGTKPWIRPWRGNVRRSATPLRASGEAYRGINVVMLWLSGQLAGYDENTWVTYRQAQELGAQVRKGEQGTLVVKYGTFTPKDQEADDRAVPYLKGYAVFNVEQIDNLPDRFKSPADDVPMDAVPVLENVESFIDRTGAKITYGGKQACYRPGLDDILIPDRGRFLSEVHLYSTVLHEISHWSGAKARLGRDLSGRFGSEAYAMEELVAEISAAFVCADLGIEHDPRDNTATYVENWLKVLKQDSRAVITAAAKAQAVADYLRQFSSSKR